In the Dolichospermum flos-aquae CCAP 1403/13F genome, TCCTGAGTATGCTCGTTACTTTGGTGAAGACGTTGTTCCCTACAAACGCTATCCATCTTTACCAGCAGGTAACTACTTGGGTAGTGTTCAAGCTGAAGCTGACTTGGTGAAACAATCTTGGTCTAGCTTGTCTCCTTCTGTTCTCACAGGTGGTCTTCCTAATAGATAGGAAAATGGGCCATGGGTAATAGGTAATAGGTGACAGAAAAGGTTGTTTTATCTAGCTTTTTACTGTTCCCTGTTCCCTGTTCCTCCGCAGTCGCTCCACTTGGGGAGACCCCAAGACCGCGCTGCTCTCTGTTCCCTGAGAATGAGCAAATCTGAAAATAAGTGTTACAAAATATTAAGAGCAGTAATAAATGCTCAACATAATACTGGACAATATTTTGCGGGAGGTAATTGAGTTTTCCACCTGGTTTACACCAAATCCAGTCAATCTGGCTAGAAATGTAAATCAAGATGTAAATTCAGTACCAACCATATAAAGTCGTACCAGTTTAATCAAATTCTGGTTCCATTAGTTTTGGAGGAATCCATTAATGAGTATCGTCACGAAAGCTATCGTGAATGCTGATGCAGAAGCTCGCTACCTCAGCCCCGGTGAATTAGACAGAATCAAAGGTTTTGTTGCTGGTGGCGCACAACGTCTTCGCATCGCTCAAGTATTGACCGAAAACCGCGAACGCATTGTTAAAGGTGCTGGCGACCAACTGTTCCAAAAACGTCCTGATGTTGTTTCCCCCGGTGGTAACGCTTACGGTCAAGAAATGACAGCTACTTGCTTGCGTGACTTAGACTACTACTTGCGTCTTGTTACCTACGGAATCGTTTCTGGTGATGTTACAGCCATCGAAGAAATCGGTATCGTTGGTGTCCGCGAAATGTACAAGTCTTTGGGTACTCCCATTGATGCAGTTGCTGGTGGCGTTGCCGCTATGAAGAACGTTGCTGCTACCCTGTTGTCTTCTGAAGACGCTGGTGAAGCTGGTTCTTACTTCGACTACGTTGTTGGTGCAATGCAGTAAGTTTTAGCTGTTTTTTGGCTCAAACTAAAACTGTGGCAATAAGGTTGGAAATAAGGAAAAAACAACAATGCAAGACGCAATTACCTCCGTTATCAATTCTTCAGATGTTCAAGGTAAATACCTTGATACCGCTGCTCTCGAAAAGCTAAAAGGCTACTTCGCTACTGGTGAACTGCGCGTTCGTGCAGCTACAACTATCAGTGCTAACGCTGCTGCTATCGTTAAAGAAGCTGTAGCTAAATCCTTGTTGTACTCTGACATCACCCGTCCCGGTGGTAATATGTACACCACACGCCGTTACGCAGCTTGTATCCGTGACTTGGATTACTACTTGCGTTATTCTACCTACGCTATGCTTGCTGGCGACGCTTCCATTTTGGATGAGCGCGTATTGAATGGTTTGAAAGAAACCTACAACTCCTTGGGAGTACCCGTAGGCGCTACTGTTCAAGCTATCCAAGCTATGAAGGAAGTAACCGCTAGTTTGGTTGGTCCTGACGCTGGTAAAGAAATGGGCGTTTACTTTGACTATGTCTCCTCTGGCTTGAGCTAAGAGTTAGCTTTGCACTTAGTCATATAGGTGCGGCTTTGTTAAGGTCTGGAGATCAATCATGATTACTAGAAGGTTCTCTTGCTGATTGATTGTAAGTGTTATCAGTCTAGTATTGATGGTTGATTTCCAGCCTTGGAAAAAATAATTAAAGATTTTGACTCAAGATATTTGAGATAAAAAAGTTTCTAAAACAATATCAGGAGATTTGAAACAAAATGGCTCGTTTATTTAAAGTAACTGCTTGTGTTCCCAGCCTAACTCGGACTCGCACCCAACGCGAATTACAAAATACTTACTTTACTAAGTTAGTTCCTTATGAAAATTGGTTCCGTGAACAACAACGGATTCAAAAAATGGGTGGCAAGATTGTTAAGGTGGAATTAGCAACTGGTAAACAAGGTACTAATACTGGTTTGTCTTAATTTCTATAAATCAAACATTATTTTATTTTGATTTTATCAGGGGTCAGTAATGACCTCTTTTTTATGTTGAGAATTTCATATCAGAGAATGTCAAAAAGCGGATTTCTTCATCAATTCCTGAACTTGAGCCGCTACCAGAGGATTTGGATCTGTTTTTAAGTAAGGAAGAATCTCTTGAACAACCCTGCCAGAAACCACACTCAAATAGGATATATACTCAAAACGGTTGGGACATGGACTTTTGTAAAATCACGAAAAACCTAGATTTGTAGGGGTAAAGCAAGAGCTTCATTGGTGTCAACTTAGGCTACAGATGGCTTATTTGTTGGCTTCCACACCCGCCAGGGAATAAATTCCCTGTCTAATAGCTCAAGTCCGTTAAAACGGACTAATAAATTTTCCTAGTATTCAGTCATCTTTAGATGACTTGCGCTATTAGACTGGGAATTCATTCCCAGTTGGGTTATGGGTTTTACATTAAGTTGACACTAATGAAGCTCTTGCTTTACCCCTACCCGCTTAAATCAAATAATTAAGGCGTGTTGAGTATAGCAGCTTCTCTCACAAAGCCTGTAGGATGAC is a window encoding:
- the apcA gene encoding allophycocyanin subunit alpha — its product is MSIVTKAIVNADAEARYLSPGELDRIKGFVAGGAQRLRIAQVLTENRERIVKGAGDQLFQKRPDVVSPGGNAYGQEMTATCLRDLDYYLRLVTYGIVSGDVTAIEEIGIVGVREMYKSLGTPIDAVAGGVAAMKNVAATLLSSEDAGEAGSYFDYVVGAMQ
- the apcB gene encoding allophycocyanin subunit beta — protein: MQDAITSVINSSDVQGKYLDTAALEKLKGYFATGELRVRAATTISANAAAIVKEAVAKSLLYSDITRPGGNMYTTRRYAACIRDLDYYLRYSTYAMLAGDASILDERVLNGLKETYNSLGVPVGATVQAIQAMKEVTASLVGPDAGKEMGVYFDYVSSGLS
- a CDS encoding phycobilisome linker polypeptide encodes the protein MARLFKVTACVPSLTRTRTQRELQNTYFTKLVPYENWFREQQRIQKMGGKIVKVELATGKQGTNTGLS